A region from the Acyrthosiphon pisum isolate AL4f chromosome A1, pea_aphid_22Mar2018_4r6ur, whole genome shotgun sequence genome encodes:
- the cp16 gene encoding cuticular protein 16 precursor yields the protein MAAKLIIFAACVVSAIAQYPAPAYKPAYPAPAYAAPAYAAPAYAAPKAYAPEPAYPPKPYNFEYSVNDPSTYDVKSQSEYADANGYVKGSYSLLEADGSTRVVEYTADNYGFNAEVKKIEGGYKAPYSAPAPAYKAAPAYKPAYAAPAYPAPAAYPAPAYSAPAYKPAPYKAY from the exons atggcCGCTAAG TTGATCATCTTCGCCGCATGCGTGGTTTCCGCCATCGCCCAATACCCCGCCCCAGCCTACAAGCCCGCTTACCCAGCACCGGCATACGCCGCACCCGCATACGCCGCACCAGCATACGCCGCACCGAAAGCCTACGCTCCGGAACCCGCCTACCCACCCAAGCCATACAACTTCGAATACAGCGTCAACGACCCATCCACATACGACGTCAAGAGCCAATCTGAATACGCTGACGCCAATGGTTACGTCAAGGGATCTTACAGCCTCTTGGAAGCCGACGGTTCCACCCGCGTCGTCGAATACACCGCCGACAACTACGGATTCAACGCCGAAGTCAAGAAAATCGAAGGAGGATACAAGGCCCCATACAGCGCCCCAGCCCCAGCCTACAAAGCCGCCCCAGCCTACAAGCCCGCATACGCCGCACCAGCTTACCCAGCACCCGCCGCATACCCAGCACCAGCTTACTCCGCACCGGCCTACAAGCCTGCCCCATACAAGGCATACTAA
- the cp41 gene encoding cuticular protein 41 precursor, with protein sequence MAAKLIIFAACVVSAIAQYPAPAYKPAYSAPAYSAPKAYAPEPAYAPAPYNFEYSVNDPSTYDVKSQSEYSDGNGNVKGSYSLVEADGSTRVVEYTADDYNGFNAEVKKVEGGYKAPYSAPAPAYKAAPAYKPAYAAPAYPAPAAYPAPAYSAPAYKPAPYKAY encoded by the exons ATGGCAGCTAAG TTGATCATCTTCGCCGCTTGCGTGGTGTCCGCCATCGCCCAATACCCAGCCCCGGCTTACAAACCAGCATACTCGGCGCCCGCTTACTCGGCACCAAAGGCTTACGCCCCAGAGCCCGCCTACGCACCGGCTCCATACAACTTCGAGTACAGCGTCAACGACCCATCCACATATGACGTCAAGAGCCAGTCCGAGTACAGCGACGGCAACGGCAACGTCAAGGGATCGTACAGCCTCGTCGAAGCCGACGGATCCACCCGTGTCGTAGAATACACCGCCGATGACTACAACGGTTTCAACGCCGAGGTCAAGAAAGTCGAAGGAGGTTACAAGGCCCCGTACAGCGCCCCGGCACCAGCCTACAAAGCCGCCCCGGCCTACAAGCCCGCCTACGCCGCACCAGCCTACCCAGCACCCGCCGCATACCCAGCACCCGCTTACTCCGCACCGGCCTACAAGCCAGCCCCGTACAAGGCATACTAA
- the LOC100302322 gene encoding cuticular protein precursor, with amino-acid sequence MAAKLIIFAACVVSAIAQYPAPAYKPAYPAAYPAPAYSAPKAYAPEPAYAPAPYNFEYSVNDPHTYDVKSQSEYADGNGYVKGSYSLLEADGSTRVVEYTADDYNGFNAEVKKIDGGYKAPYSAPAYKPAYPAAPAYPAPAYPAPAYKPAPYKPAY; translated from the exons ATGGCCGCTAAG TTGATCATCTTCGCCGCATGCGTGGTTTCTGCCATCGCCCAATACCCCGCCCCAGCCTACAAGCCCGCTTACCCCGCCGCTTACCCAGCACCCGCTTACTCCGCACCAAAGGCTTACGCCCCAGAGCCCGCCTACGCCCCAGCCCCGTACAACTTCGAATACAGCGTAAACGACCCACACACCTACGACGTCAAGAGCCAATCCGAATACGCTGACGGCAACGGTTACGTCAAAGGATCTTACAGCCTTTTGGAAGCCGACGGTTCCACCCGCGTCGTCGAATACACCGCCGATGACTATAACGGTTTCAACGCCGAAGTCAAGAAAATCGACGGAGGATACAAGGCCCCATACAGCGCACCAGCCTACAAGCCCGCCTACCCAGCTGCACCAGCTTACCCAGCACCAGCCTACCCAGCACCGGCCTACAAGCCAGCCCCATACAAGCCAGCTTATTAA